In Rhodoferax koreense, a genomic segment contains:
- a CDS encoding OsmC family protein, which produces MITKTSSVHWEGRGKKGQGQISTDTEALRAYPYGFGSRFEDDRKGTNPEELLAAAHAACFTMAFSFACDKAGFATDAVDTKAQVRLDKDGEGFVIGHIGLSLEARVPDIDEEMFQAIAASAKRDCPLSKALASVPDISLKATLLK; this is translated from the coding sequence ATGATCACCAAGACATCCAGCGTGCACTGGGAGGGCAGAGGCAAGAAGGGGCAGGGCCAGATCAGCACCGACACCGAGGCCCTGCGTGCCTATCCCTACGGCTTCGGCAGCCGCTTCGAGGACGATCGCAAGGGGACGAATCCCGAGGAACTGCTGGCCGCGGCACACGCTGCCTGTTTCACCATGGCGTTTTCGTTCGCCTGCGACAAGGCCGGCTTCGCCACCGATGCGGTGGACACCAAGGCACAGGTCCGGCTCGACAAGGACGGCGAAGGCTTCGTGATCGGCCACATCGGCCTGAGCCTGGAGGCGCGGGTGCCCGACATCGACGAGGAAATGTTCCAGGCCATCGCCGCCAGCGCCAAGCGCGACTGCCCTCTGTCGAAGGCATTGGCCAGCGTGCCGGACATCTCGCTCAAGGCGACATTGCTGAAATAA
- the cueR gene encoding Cu(I)-responsive transcriptional regulator, protein MTIGAAARASGISAKMLRHYESLGLLPPVARTESGYRLYRAEDVNTLRFIRRSRELGFSMAEIAELVSLWQDRSRASAQVKHIAQRHVDDLDQRIAAMQAMQRSLQKLLACCHGDARPECPILDDLAGVAPASGSEVISAMSP, encoded by the coding sequence ATGACCATCGGCGCTGCGGCACGGGCCAGTGGCATCTCGGCCAAGATGCTGCGGCATTACGAATCGCTGGGTTTGTTGCCGCCGGTGGCGCGCACCGAAAGTGGCTACCGCCTGTACCGCGCGGAGGATGTGAACACCTTGCGTTTCATCCGGCGTTCGCGCGAGCTCGGTTTTTCGATGGCGGAAATCGCCGAACTGGTGAGCCTGTGGCAGGACCGCAGCCGTGCCAGTGCCCAGGTGAAGCACATCGCGCAGCGGCACGTGGACGATCTGGACCAGCGCATTGCCGCCATGCAGGCCATGCAGCGCAGCCTGCAGAAGCTGCTGGCGTGCTGCCATGGCGATGCGCGGCCCGAATGCCCGATTTTGGACGACCTGGCCGGCGTGGCGCCGGCCTCGGGCAGCGAGGTTATTTCAGCAATGTCGCCTTGA
- a CDS encoding heavy-metal-associated domain-containing protein: MTQHQFQVQGMTCGHCERAVTQAVQQLDPSATVVIERASGAVEVTSEQPRAALAQAITEEGYRVEG; encoded by the coding sequence ATGACGCAACACCAATTCCAGGTCCAGGGCATGACCTGCGGCCACTGCGAACGCGCGGTGACGCAAGCCGTGCAACAGCTCGATCCATCGGCCACGGTGGTGATCGAACGCGCCAGCGGCGCCGTGGAAGTGACGTCCGAGCAACCGCGTGCCGCGTTGGCGCAGGCCATCACCGAAGAGGGCTACCGGGTTGAAGGCTGA